In the genome of Nonlabens sp. MB-3u-79, one region contains:
- a CDS encoding rod shape-determining protein encodes MGFFDFLTEDIAIDLGTANTLIVHNGKVVVDSPSIVARDRTTGKIIAVGKEAAMMQGKTHENIKTIRPLKDGVIADFDASEKMISMFIKEIPALKKKWFTPSLRMVICIPSGITEVEMRAVKDSAERVNGKEVYLIHEPMAAAIGIGVDIMQPKGNMIVDIGGGTTEIAVIALGGIVCDKSVKIAGDVFTNDIVYYMRTQHNLYVGERTAEKIKIQIGSATEDLEVPPEEMSVQGRDLLTGKPKEVKIGYREIAKALDKSILRVEDAVMETLSQTPPELAADIYNTGIYLAGGGSMLRGLDKRLSQKTDLPVYIAEDPLRAVVRGTGLTLKNLDKYKSVLANKY; translated from the coding sequence ATGGGATTTTTCGACTTTCTTACAGAAGATATTGCTATCGACCTCGGTACGGCAAATACGCTCATTGTTCATAACGGCAAAGTCGTTGTAGACAGTCCATCTATCGTTGCGCGCGATAGAACAACTGGTAAAATTATTGCCGTAGGTAAAGAGGCAGCAATGATGCAAGGCAAAACCCATGAAAATATCAAAACCATCCGACCGTTGAAAGACGGTGTGATTGCAGATTTTGATGCGAGTGAAAAAATGATCTCTATGTTTATTAAAGAGATTCCAGCTTTGAAGAAAAAATGGTTTACTCCTTCTCTACGCATGGTTATTTGTATTCCCTCTGGAATTACTGAAGTGGAAATGCGAGCGGTAAAAGACAGTGCTGAAAGAGTAAACGGCAAAGAAGTTTATCTCATTCATGAACCGATGGCGGCTGCTATAGGAATAGGTGTGGACATCATGCAGCCTAAAGGAAATATGATTGTTGACATAGGTGGAGGAACAACTGAAATTGCAGTTATTGCTTTAGGAGGAATCGTTTGTGATAAATCAGTTAAAATTGCAGGTGATGTATTTACGAATGATATCGTTTACTACATGCGTACACAACACAACCTTTATGTAGGAGAACGCACTGCTGAGAAAATTAAAATCCAAATAGGTTCTGCAACAGAAGACCTAGAAGTACCACCAGAAGAAATGAGTGTACAGGGTCGTGACCTTTTAACTGGAAAACCTAAAGAAGTAAAAATAGGATACAGAGAAATAGCAAAAGCATTGGACAAATCTATTCTACGTGTAGAAGATGCGGTCATGGAAACCTTATCTCAAACACCACCAGAACTCGCTGCAGATATATATAATACAGGAATTTATCTTGCCGGTGGTGGTTCTATGCTACGCGGCCTTGATAAACGTCTGTCACAAAAAACAGACTTACCCGTTTATATTGCTGAAGATCCTTTAAGAGCTGTAGTGCGCGGTACAGGCCTCACTCTTAAAAATCTAGACAAATATAAAAGTGTACTGGCTAACAAGTACTAA
- the mrdA gene encoding penicillin-binding protein 2: MKKLLLLSIVTLVGLTFLGRMVYLQVVLSDELQLEAENNALKTVYDYPERGFIYDRNGKLMVANQVAYDVMVIPRETGDVDISKLAKLLKIDESRLEKKLETARIWSTKQASVVVPQLTQVEYAPLQEQLRKFPGFYIQRRSLRKYMVDHSASVLGYIREVNQTSIENDDYYVQGDLAGKSGIELQYEEELRGVKGYKKYTRDHFGRAIESYKGGSSDMAPIAGTDLTVTLDKELQEYAEKLMMNKRGGIVAIQPQTGEILTLVTAPNYDPSLLMGRDRSKNINAILRDTVRLPDVNRVLQGQYAPGSPFKVINALVALQEGVVTPQESFRCNNGYNYGGKKPLGCHSHASPLAMNRGIAESCNAYFAQVYRRIIENEKDPAKGMDIWHDHVTSFGLGDFLGYDLPVGQPGRIPDGDYYTSRYKYKWYATATISNAIGQGEIAVTPIQLANMTAAIANRGYFYRPHIIKEMNGVPIVNPKYTEKNYTTIDAKHFQPIVEGMNEVYHSGTAKYVQIPGIEICGKTGTVENFAKVNGERKQLTDHSVFIAFAPKDNPKIAVAVFIENGYWGSRYAAKMASLLIEKHLKGVITRTDLEDYLLTHSLEYEYAKKLGNKPFKVNEAIDQGLITSEKEKKLRQLMDSLQPNILD, translated from the coding sequence ATGAAAAAATTACTGCTTTTATCCATTGTCACTTTAGTTGGTCTCACCTTCCTAGGAAGGATGGTGTACTTACAGGTAGTTCTATCTGACGAATTGCAACTGGAAGCAGAAAATAATGCCCTAAAAACAGTCTACGATTATCCAGAACGCGGTTTTATTTACGACCGTAACGGCAAGTTAATGGTCGCTAATCAAGTTGCTTATGACGTCATGGTCATTCCTAGAGAAACTGGAGATGTAGACATTAGCAAGCTCGCTAAATTGCTTAAAATTGACGAATCAAGACTAGAAAAAAAACTTGAGACAGCCAGAATATGGTCTACCAAGCAAGCTAGTGTGGTTGTTCCTCAACTCACTCAAGTAGAATATGCACCGCTTCAGGAACAGCTTAGAAAATTTCCAGGGTTTTATATTCAAAGACGATCCTTACGTAAATACATGGTTGATCACAGCGCCAGTGTTTTAGGATACATCAGAGAAGTAAATCAAACCAGCATTGAAAATGACGATTACTATGTTCAAGGTGACCTCGCTGGAAAAAGCGGTATTGAACTTCAATATGAAGAAGAGTTAAGAGGTGTAAAAGGCTATAAAAAATACACAAGAGATCATTTCGGTCGCGCTATAGAATCCTATAAAGGTGGCTCCAGTGACATGGCTCCTATCGCGGGCACAGACCTTACCGTAACTCTAGATAAAGAGTTGCAAGAATATGCTGAAAAGTTAATGATGAATAAGCGTGGTGGCATCGTTGCAATCCAACCTCAAACGGGTGAGATTTTAACTTTAGTAACTGCCCCTAATTATGACCCCAGTCTATTGATGGGACGCGATCGCTCCAAAAATATCAATGCTATTTTGAGGGATACCGTAAGGCTTCCAGATGTCAACAGAGTTCTACAAGGTCAGTATGCTCCTGGATCTCCTTTTAAAGTAATCAATGCACTAGTAGCACTTCAAGAAGGTGTTGTGACACCCCAAGAAAGCTTTAGATGCAATAATGGTTATAATTACGGCGGTAAAAAACCTCTAGGTTGCCACTCCCATGCAAGTCCGCTGGCAATGAATAGAGGTATTGCAGAAAGCTGCAACGCTTACTTTGCTCAAGTGTATAGGAGAATCATTGAAAATGAAAAGGACCCTGCAAAAGGAATGGATATCTGGCACGATCATGTAACTAGTTTTGGATTAGGTGATTTCTTAGGATATGATCTACCGGTTGGACAACCTGGAAGAATACCTGATGGAGATTATTACACTTCCCGTTATAAATACAAATGGTATGCTACTGCGACTATTTCTAATGCCATAGGTCAAGGAGAAATTGCCGTAACACCTATACAGTTAGCTAACATGACCGCTGCCATAGCTAACAGGGGTTATTTTTACCGACCACACATTATCAAAGAAATGAATGGTGTTCCCATTGTTAATCCCAAGTATACTGAAAAAAATTACACCACCATAGATGCTAAACATTTTCAACCTATTGTAGAAGGTATGAATGAGGTATATCATTCTGGAACGGCAAAATACGTTCAAATTCCAGGGATTGAAATCTGTGGTAAAACAGGAACTGTAGAGAATTTTGCCAAAGTAAATGGAGAACGTAAGCAACTCACCGACCATTCGGTATTTATTGCATTTGCTCCTAAAGACAATCCTAAAATAGCGGTAGCAGTATTTATTGAAAACGGTTACTGGGGTTCTAGATATGCCGCAAAAATGGCCAGTTTATTAATTGAAAAACACCTTAAAGGTGTTATTACAAGAACCGATCTTGAAGATTACTTGCTTACTCATAGCCTTGAATATGAATACGCAAAGAAATTAGGCAACAAACCATTTAAAGTGAATGAAGCCATAGATCAAGGTTTAATAACCTCAGAAAAGGAAAAAAAACTGAGACAACTTATGGACAGCCTGCAACCTAATATCCTAGACTAA
- the mreC gene encoding rod shape-determining protein MreC: MQQIINFLIKYRNLLLYLFLMVAALSFTIQTHDYHLNSTIHSTGYVTGNLLNTRNGIFDYFDLKNQNNKLSEENALLRMQLLDISDTLLGKESTFIFSDSIPYRIFPARVIKNDYYKSDNYITIDIGTDQGIRSDMGVISPKGIVGVVDKSSTQFSRVISILNSQVSLNAQIKGTATIGSLKWNGNDPYMMSLEDVPRLAKVSKGDTIITGRQSTLFPADILIGSIKNAELIENGSRYKIDVELFNDMTDLDYINVIKNRDRAALQVIDTLGNNE, encoded by the coding sequence ATGCAACAAATAATCAATTTTCTGATCAAGTACAGAAACTTGTTGTTGTATCTGTTTTTAATGGTCGCTGCACTTAGTTTTACTATTCAAACGCATGACTACCATCTCAATTCGACCATACATTCCACAGGATATGTAACTGGAAACTTATTGAACACCAGAAACGGAATCTTTGATTACTTTGATCTCAAAAATCAAAATAATAAATTAAGTGAAGAAAATGCACTTTTAAGAATGCAACTTCTAGATATAAGCGATACGCTTCTAGGAAAAGAATCTACATTTATATTTTCAGATAGCATTCCTTACCGCATTTTCCCAGCGAGAGTTATTAAAAATGATTACTATAAATCAGATAATTACATTACCATAGACATAGGCACTGATCAAGGGATACGCTCGGATATGGGCGTGATATCTCCTAAAGGAATAGTAGGTGTTGTAGACAAAAGCAGTACCCAGTTTTCCAGAGTGATTTCCATCTTAAATTCTCAAGTTTCTTTGAATGCTCAAATAAAGGGAACTGCTACCATAGGCTCTTTAAAGTGGAACGGTAATGATCCTTACATGATGAGCCTAGAAGATGTGCCTAGACTTGCAAAAGTTTCTAAAGGCGACACCATCATAACTGGAAGACAATCCACCCTGTTCCCTGCTGATATTTTAATAGGAAGCATCAAAAACGCAGAGCTCATTGAAAACGGTTCTCGATATAAAATTGATGTAGAGTTATTTAATGACATGACTGATTTGGATTATATAAACGTCATTAAAAATAGAGATAGAGCCGCATTACAAGTCATAGATACCTTAGGAAACAATGAATAG
- the purH gene encoding bifunctional phosphoribosylaminoimidazolecarboxamide formyltransferase/IMP cyclohydrolase gives MSNITAKSALISVFSKEGLAPIVKKMNALGITIYSTGGTEKFIKDLGIDVVPVEDVTSYPSILGGRVKTLHPKVFGGILNRRDHKGDEAQLAEFDIPQIDIVIVDLYPFEKTVASDAAEQDIIEKIDIGGISLIRAGAKNYKDTLCVGTVKDYSKLLEVLESGNGTTSLDQRKEFAATCFNVSSHYDSAIYNYFAGNSEGKALKISEQHVMPLRYGENPHQRGWFYGDFDEMFIKHHGKALSYNNLLDVDAAVNLMSEFVNDAPTFGVFKHNNACGVAQRATIHQAYVDALAGDPVSAFGGVLISNVEIDAATAQEIHKLFCEVVIAPSFASDALEILKGKKNRIMLELVEGALSRKRDTNKLEVRASLNGYLVQDPNLKTDQKEDLNTATKLAPTAGQIEDLLFASKLCKHTKSNTIVLAKNKQLCASGTGQTSRVDALNQAIHKAQSFKFDLKGAVMASDAFFPFPDCVEIADNAGVTAIIQPGGSIKDELSIDYCNKNNIAMVFTGTRHFKH, from the coding sequence ATGAGTAACATCACCGCAAAAAGTGCCTTAATTTCTGTATTCAGCAAAGAAGGTCTCGCTCCTATCGTTAAAAAAATGAACGCCCTAGGCATTACCATCTATTCTACAGGAGGAACTGAAAAGTTCATAAAAGACTTGGGGATTGACGTCGTTCCTGTTGAAGATGTCACTTCCTATCCATCGATTTTAGGAGGTCGTGTAAAAACATTACATCCTAAAGTTTTTGGAGGTATTTTAAACAGACGTGATCATAAAGGAGATGAAGCACAATTAGCAGAGTTTGACATTCCTCAAATAGATATCGTCATTGTAGATCTGTATCCTTTTGAAAAGACGGTTGCTAGTGATGCTGCAGAGCAGGATATCATAGAAAAAATAGACATAGGCGGAATTTCATTAATACGCGCTGGTGCAAAAAACTATAAGGATACTCTTTGTGTAGGGACCGTAAAAGATTATTCTAAATTATTAGAAGTCCTAGAGTCTGGTAACGGCACGACTTCTCTCGATCAACGCAAGGAATTTGCTGCTACTTGTTTTAATGTTTCTTCTCATTATGACAGCGCGATTTACAATTACTTTGCTGGTAATTCTGAAGGAAAAGCCCTTAAAATAAGTGAGCAACATGTGATGCCATTACGTTATGGTGAAAACCCTCATCAACGAGGATGGTTCTATGGAGACTTTGATGAAATGTTTATCAAACATCACGGGAAAGCACTATCGTACAACAATTTGCTCGATGTAGATGCTGCCGTTAATTTAATGAGTGAGTTTGTAAATGACGCTCCTACATTCGGTGTCTTCAAACACAACAATGCTTGCGGTGTGGCACAAAGAGCAACCATTCATCAAGCTTATGTGGATGCCCTTGCTGGTGATCCAGTTTCTGCTTTTGGCGGCGTTTTGATCTCTAATGTGGAAATTGATGCTGCGACGGCTCAAGAGATTCATAAATTATTCTGTGAAGTGGTGATTGCCCCGTCTTTTGCCAGCGATGCACTAGAAATTCTAAAAGGGAAAAAGAATAGAATTATGCTAGAGCTTGTTGAAGGTGCGCTTTCGCGAAAGCGAGATACCAACAAACTCGAAGTGCGTGCTTCTTTAAATGGATACTTAGTTCAAGACCCTAATCTAAAAACCGATCAGAAAGAAGACTTAAACACCGCGACTAAATTAGCTCCAACTGCAGGACAAATCGAAGATTTATTATTTGCTTCTAAGTTGTGTAAGCACACCAAATCTAACACGATTGTTCTCGCAAAAAACAAACAACTCTGTGCTAGTGGAACTGGTCAAACTTCACGTGTGGATGCTTTAAATCAGGCCATTCATAAAGCCCAATCTTTTAAGTTTGACTTAAAAGGAGCTGTTATGGCAAGTGATGCATTTTTCCCTTTCCCAGATTGTGTAGAAATCGCTGATAATGCAGGAGTTACAGCTATCATACAACCCGGCGGATCTATTAAAGATGAGCTTTCTATCGATTACTGTAATAAAAATAATATTGCGATGGTTTTCACGGGTACAAGGCATTTTAAACACTAG